Part of the Spinacia oleracea cultivar Varoflay chromosome 5, BTI_SOV_V1, whole genome shotgun sequence genome, tagttttgaatacttgaaaacttatttataaataatgacccctaggcccttatttatagaggtatggaaaaggaattgtaatcctactaggatgtggatttgttaattagaactttattaggactctaaataacaaagcaattctaataagattaggattttaatcttcgcacgaatcccaatagaattaggatttccggcatacgcatcgcacaagccgtgcacccgcgcaggccttgcggcccacgacaagcgcacagcccatgtgcggtgctgcgtgcgcgcgcgcgcccttggctgggcctggccttgcgctgggcctggtcgaggcgtgcgttgcgtgcggctcgctgggcgatggcctggcttcgtgctgggccttcgtctagcgggcctcgtccgatgctaattcgtacgatacgcttccgattaaattcctgattccggaattcatttccgatacgaacaacatttaatatttccgattccggaattaatttccgtttcgaacaaatatttaatatttctgtttccggaattattttccgattccgataatatttccgattctgacaatatttccgtttccggcaatatttccgattccggcaatatttccatttccgataatattttccgatacgtaccatgtttctgtttccggcaacatctacgacttggataatatttatatttccgatacgatccatatttccgtttccggcaatatcatcgtttccggagtattcatttcttgcctgtgacgatctcagctcccactgaaaccaagatccgtcgattccgaatatccatagatggagtatttaatgccatcaaatacttgatccgtttacgtactatttgtgtgaccctacgggttcagtcaagagtaagctgtggattaatatcattaattccacttgaactgaagcggcctctagctaggcattcagctcacttgatctcactgaattattaacttgttaattaatactgaaccgcatttattagacttaacatagaatgcatacttggaccaagggcattatttccttcacaaagaaCCTGATAAAAAGATCAATGATCAAGAACGGGCATTACACCAACTATTTTACTCTActacccttcttgaggggcaaatgatgtgggtaaaaataccccgCCTACGTGGCCTAATTACGGCGTGACACGTGGCTGCTTCTAACAGGTAAGCCGCCTATTTGGCTGCCATATAAGAGTCAGCAAATGTTGAGGTGTAACTGAGCAAAATGTACCAATCCCtttaaggcccatggcccataggGAATGTTATGATAGTGACACATGTCGTTATCTAGTGAACTGACCAATCATATGAGATCATTCTAGGGTTTCCCCCCCAAAAAGGAGGAGACTATAAATATACTCAATTCCCAAGGAATTAACACAGAATTCTAGACAGAGAAACACCCTACAATTTATAGTTAATACTTTCTGTTCACTAATTACTTCTTCCTAAAAACCTttgtcttacttaagcatcggagggaatattccttcgggaatattcttgttttgtaggtacgctgccgacgtggactggacttgacactacgtggaacctgatacctcctcgtcatcatccataggaaaaactcccacaacactAATGGTTACTTCTTTTTATATTTCtgttacttttatatttttagaagagttaattttaatcaagctACTTATACACTTCCCCTAAAAAAAAACTACTTATTCACTTAAAACATTAGGATGttactttaatattttactaGGGTTACTTTTTATGTTAATGATGTTAATTTTAAACACTAACCATAGTCACTACTTATATTGCGAAGGGTTACTTCTATTAATAATTCcagttacttctatagttttagAAAAGTTATTTTTATTCAAGCTACTTATTCACTCAGAACATTAGAATGttactttaatattttactaTGGTTACTTTTTGTACGTTAATGGTGCTACTTTTAAATATAAGCACAATTACTACTAATGTTCTAAAGGTTACTTCTGTTTGTAATTGgttacttttatttataattGGTTACTACAACTTAAAACTAAAAACGGACAAATTAGGTACCCTCTGATTTTTGTTCCTCCTACCTCTAACAACAATACACCTCGCATCCATGCCTTCATTTCTCTAAACTCCTCAAAAAATAAACCACTTTGGAAACTACAACCACCGCCACATCTTCTATGAACTATATATTCttcttactttctctctcctatataCCACCAACATCTTCGATTACTATATATAATGCAAAATGGTAAATCCTGAATCTTCATCTTACTCTATCTCCTCTAACTtcaaaccatcatcatgaagaTGTCTCTTTTTTGCCGCAAAAACTTTAATTTCATCATTGAccatacaacaacaacaccaccaacaaagccttagtcccaaaatgatttagggtcggctaacatgaatcgtcgtcgtaggatcgtaattgtcaccaatcaaatcaGAAAGGAACaggaaataaaaaagaaaaaacaaggaagagaaacTTTATGGGTTTTATTTCGATCCCTATAGCCGAAGTAACTACTGGTTTAATTGCCAATATGAACATGTCACACTATCAACTTGATGGTTTGGCTTGCCACATATGAGACTTGAAGTTATTCAAACCGCCAATTCAGTTAGCGGTTTATATAATGTAAATGCTATTTCAATTGGCAGTTTTTTGCtgactaaataaaaaaaatagacctTGTTTATGTGGACAGCAATATGAAAATTAACATCACATTTGTATATTTTAGAAATTTTAGCATCCTTAGGATTATTCCCGGAAATCTCTTGAGGATCTCCTCCAAAAAACCAGAAGCAAAATAACAAAATCCATACAACAAGAATGGTGGTGGCTGATGGGACAGTAGACAGTAGCAATAAGCAACAACCcaaaaataaaatcagaatTTATTGTACAACATGATCACTTTtaagagcgatttccttcaatattgcataaagattcaataattcccaaaatacgttgCTTTCTAagttaattcccaccataccgtccacgtcagcaaaaTAAAAACGgtctatttttttaataaaatttacagtaaaccgctatctcaaaCAACGGTTTATAGGGCTAAACCGCTACCTGAAATAGCGGTTTATGTATTTAATGAACCGCTATTTCAGATAGCGGTTGAAATAACACACCAAAATCAAGTCAGGGGTTAGAGCGTTCTTATTGATttcaaaataacaaaaaaacacATCTCCCTTCCCTAGTTCCCCGTTGTTGTGAACAGCGCTGCCCCCACCCTGCCTCTCGATCAATCGCCGACCGACCAGTCACCCACCGACGTCGCGGCCAGACCACTCACCCACCGACGTTACTCGTCTGCCGCATATCCACCTGTTGCGGTGGCTGCAACCAGGTAAATCCCTAattcttttttaaattttatttatgtaattaattttaattgaatgGAAAATTGATACAAGTATTAGGTTTTCGtttgtttagggtttaggggttTGCTCATAATTCTACACGGTTTAGGGTTTTGCAGACACCATTGATGATGGTTGTTAAAGGTTTTGTTTGATGGTGTTATTATCAGATTATAtgcgcaattttttttttttttgctttaaaacaaaatcGCCAATGTTGAAccaggaaaaaaaaatataattctttctcccttgctgacgtggacgaTATGATGGGAATTAACttagaaagtaacgtattttggtaattattggttctttatgcaatattgaaggaaatcgctccacttttaacacaaatttttatttatctaatttttttgtaattttgaaTATGCCTTGATTAACtttatattacggagtataaaaaaatgataaataaacAGTTTAAAAGATTCAATGATTaattaacttttacatatacggATATCTTTTAAGACTTTTAAGCATTTATAAAGTGGCACCAAATTAACTTTTATTTTAGCGCATAATATTGTATACCACTCATAAATAAAGTGGCACCAATGACAGATATTTCCCAAAGACCCTATCAATGTCATTGGGGTTTTCAGAGCAAGATCAGGAGACAGATTTTCAGTACAAGATCAATATTGACCTCTCTATTAGACCTTCCTATGATCTACAAATCACAACTGGAAATTTCTTCCCACATCTTTTTCTCGCCCCCACCATTTCCAACCACGAATCAACTAATACATTTCAgatattatacttcgtatacgATCTTGGCAACACATCTTCAGATTCAATCTTAATCCATCTAACATTCTAAGACAGTAATCACTAAGATAGATATCAGCAAACCAAAAGCATATAAATGCATCATTGAAAACAATGAATTTCTATcaaattattcatcaattcatcactaCAATATGGACAATTAAAGCAACAATATGTTCGAGAaacaattaataatatatatgtaCATTTATATACATCCGAATTGATTCAAGTACCAGTGAATTATCAGCAGACAGAGGCGATTCTCAACGgaactttttctctctcctcggtAATCAATCGAACAACCTTCTTGACGGCAAAATGCAAACAATTAGAGAAAACCAACCAACAAATAACCTCATAGACGAAATCAAAAGCCGGATCATCAGGATACGAAGACGAAGACGACCAATCGTCCCAATTAAACCCACCGCCACCTCCAAAACCATCGGAATTCCAACCTCTTCCACCGCCAAAACCGCCGAAAAAACCACTATCATCACCGCCGAAGAATCCAGCATCGTCTTCTCCATCGGAGGGAGGAGAACGGCGGCGAGTGCGGCGGCGGCGTTTGAGGAGAGTACGGCGAGCGGAGGTGCGGCATGAGGAGCGAGATCTGACAGGAGGAGGCGCGACGGCGTCGATCGGGAAGATGATGGAAGAGATTTGGAGAGAGTCGGTGATGGTGAGTTGGTGAGATAGAGAGATTGAGTCCGCCATTGCCGAAAGTGAGACCTCCATTGAAAAGAGAGAAATAGAGGTCTACAGAGAGAATGAAGGATGGTGTTGTTACTTGTTAAGGTTGTTTAAATCGGATGAAACGACGACAGTGCTTCGTGGAATTTGGTTGCGTGCTTGGGCTATGACGCGTACTTTGACACGTCTCTCTTTCCTCACTTACGGGACTTAATTGTTACTCTCTCCCTCCTCTCCCTCCTCTCGAGGATTTGTTCTCTACAccgataaaataaaataaaataaaatatggactaataagataagataagataagataagttcagagttaataagataagttcagataacataaagtaaatattacataaggtaatactataagtttcaataagataagataagataattgtcaataagataagataagataaggatcaataagttcagataagataagataagggtcaataagataaaataagataagataatggtcaataagataagataagataaaaaaaGATAAGGGGCAATTAGATTTACACTTCCTCGCGTCCCAATCACCTCCATCCTCGATCGCTTCCCATCATCGGCCTTCCATCGCTCCCCATATGCGCGAAATGATGCAGCAACTGAGGTCACAGCCGTCGCTCTCTCAAGGATTTCCGTCACAGAAAAACGAAGTTTTCTCTCAAATATCTCAGAACTCCATTGGCACGATCTTCACTGAAATCAGGTCATTTTCCTCTTTTCTCTTGATTTTCCTTGCtcaattgattgaaattctggaaattttcaaaatgattttgttatttattttaattttttttttggtgaattcTTTTGTAACTCATGCTACAACATAGGTGAATAATTAGTTGAATTGGTTGTTAATGTGTGATTTATTGAAATTTCTTTGTTTCATATTGACTAATCccaatttctgaaaatttgcTGATTTTTAgtctttgatttttcttcaaaatggAGATTTTTCTGGAATTTGTTTTTTGCGTTTAATtttgcttttgttttttttttctttcaatttttagGATTTAGAAGATAGAAGCATGACCAAAAACCCATCAAAGGTGGTCGCTTCCATCTCTAATGGTTCAATTTGTGGGTTTGAATCGCTTCTCCACCTCCTTCCATCTTCTCTCCCTGCTGACACTTTCCAGGttcgttctttttctttatattgttttcaatttatgattttttttattgatttgaacTACTCCTCTTGAATGGCTTTAGAATGTAATTTAATCATCTTCCCACTTCTTTTTCTCTCCCCTTTaattaccaattaaactccatAATTAATCACCTTTCTGTTTCTGGGTTTTTTGTTAATTGTGAAATTTGCAGCATGAAATCGTCCCTGCTGAGCTAATTGATCGCATTGCTTCCCTCAGTTAATTCCTGTTCAATTTCctaatttcaatttttaatgGGAGATTAATAGTTGTGACTATATGTGGTTAAGTAAATAATCACAATtggttaaatttatttatatgaaTGATTGAATATAATTTGTAACCTCTCAAGATATCATAGGAAGAAAATCTCTTCCAATCAGAAGCTTGTATAACTATGATCTTGTGCCTGTCATGCGTGCTTCAAGGCCATCTGCAAAATAATGTGCTACTCTCTGTACACTATCCCAAATGCTGTAGCATATATGTTGCCTGATTTTCATGAATGATTGAATATAAACATAGATATGCGTATTGCCCTAACAATTACTCGGGATTTTCCGTGTTGCTCGGTagtgtgggtcggcgcccgtgATGCTCGATTTTGTTAATTGGTCGGCGCATGAATTCTAAGTCCTTTATATGATTTTGAATGTAAACGTTCCTTGAAGTTGAATCGTGGCATTCGCTTTGGGATAATGTACttggaattggattttgaaccGATGTGCGGAATTAGAACGGGCTCGGAAATTGGAATTTTGGAAGATTGAaatgaattttgaaagttgaaggTTGGAATTAGAAGTtgatttggaattggaaatgGAATTGTAATTAGATCATTGTCCTTCGCAATTGGTGCTCCCGCTCGGAGTTGTTTCAAGTGAAGAAAGATCGATGATGTCGTCATCGGTCCTAAGGGgtgacacaaattaggtgtctacaataggcTACTTTATGAAACTTGTGATGTACGTTTTAGAAAGTTGCGGGTGCAAGATCATGTAAGTTATGCCATATTATTTTGAATAATATCAATCTTTTGgatgttaattatatttatctTTCATATATTTAATTCCTGGTATTAAGTACATTTTTCTTTCAAGATCAGGtagtatttgaaaattattgaataaaaataattatatattatCAGCGTTACCGTAGAAATTTTCAAAAAGTTAAATAAATACAAGAAGCTTTACATTTGGCACACTGAAGCGTGCGTTTTATAATATGCAAGGTGTTACCTTTGTAGTCTAATGTAATAGGGATTGTACCAAATGTAACACCCTTTTAGAATAGGTGGAGGCGTTACATAGGTCCAATTAAGTGTTACAACATATCGAGTACCGTGACAACAAATCTATTGTAGCGGCCACGAATGTAACGAGGTATTTACCTTAACAGAATATTAGAGATATTCTGCTTATTTGGTGGTGAAGACCAGCCCACCATTTTTGCAGGAGCAATAACTTCGAATGCTCTAGTACTTGTGTTTTATGTGAGTAAGTTAGAAAGAGACAAGTGAAAAAGAAAGGGGGGGGGGGACTATTTATAATATAAAGGttaaagggggggggggggatgggttgctacaataaaaaaaagttcCCGCCTTAAAGAACTTCctagaaggaggagagagatgaAACGTGGAAGTTGAAACCATCAAGAATCGGCAGTTTCAACCCACGTGAGTTACTTTCCACCCgtaaattagttttttttttttttttttagagttTTATATGTATTTAAATCATTTTAACACTTAGTAAAGTTAAATGTACCAATCCATTTTGAGAGATTAAACTAACACTTTTGAAACTTGAAGGACTAAGCCGAGGGTCTGTTTGACcaagtttctaaaaaaaaaattgtgtttccTAGAAGTAGGTCTATTGAAAATGTTCTATGGAAACGCTTTTGAGAAACAAAGTCGTTTGACAACAAAATTTGAAAAGTACTTCTAAAGAAGATATAGATAAACTATATTGTTTGGCCCAATATAGATTTTTGTgacttatgatttttttttttttattattatcagtagtttaaaaaaatattgtacACCCTTTAGCCtttaaataatttatatgaTGATTATAACTTACTCATATATATTGACAATCATACTCCGTACATTTATTTCTTTGTTATGGAAACATGATAAACTAAAAATTGTTAGTTTGAATTTTGGTCAACCTGTAGTCCTACTTCACAACTTTAATTTAGAATCAAGCATCACCGTTGGGACCAAGAGTCCAAACAGGCAAACACACATATAACcataaaaaaaacaccaaaCAATTACCCTACCAACCCTCGCAACCACCAGCTAGCAACATTCACCACCAAAAAAAACTCCTCCCTCTCTTTATCTTAACAATTCCCACCACCAGCAAAGGAACCCAGAGAAAGCAAAACTCTTTCCAATATTTCTCTTCACCCATTTCTACTAAGTTGCCACATCCATCAAATGTTGTCGTCGTCGAAAGTTGCCACATGCATGCAAACAAAGGTCTCAACTAGAATTTGATTACATAAAAGAGAAAATTGAGAAATTATTATGGCTGAATGATAAACACCATAAACATGCTTGaatgaacaattttttttccagTGAAGTTGGCGACAATCCTCTTAAAGTTCTACTATTGTCGTTTTTGGTGGAGGTGAGAGATAAACGTGGGTTCTTTCTTTTAAGTATAGTTTTTGTTTTGGGGATTTACTCTAGTTAATTTACATGAATTTCTCTAATTATTTGCAGAGGAAATTAGGATTGTTTAAAGTAAGGTGAGGAAAAAGATAATGGCATGGGTTGTTCTTTGGGTAATTGATAATTACACAAATTATACGAGGATAATATTGGCCAAGAAAAAGTTTCATTTAATGAGCAAAAGTGTTCGGCTAGAATTTGTTTTGCCTTCTTGCCTTTACATACTATTTTAAGCtcttttgagtttctaggaaAACATAAAGACCTTTCCATTTATTCTCTATTTGGCCTTGTTGTTATTTCTGAAGCCCAGAAATAGTTTTAAAAACTAGGTCCAATGTCAGCTAAACGTTTTAAAAAAGTTTAGAGACCATAGTGTACTTCATtctttttccgccaagaggcgattagaacgggctcgggaattggaattttggaagattgaaatgaattttgaaagttgaaggTTGGAATTAGAAGTtgatttggaattggaaatgGAATTGTAATTAGATCATTGTCCTTCGCAATTGGTGCTCCCGCTCGGAGTTGTTTCAAGTGAAGAAAGATCGATGATGTCGTCATCGGTCCTAAGGGgtgacacaaattaggtgtctacaataggcTACTTTATGAAACTTGTGATGTACGTTTTAGAAAGTTGCGGGTGCAAGTTCATGTAAGTTATGCCATATTATTTTGAATAATATCAATCTTTTGgatgttaattatatttatctTTCATATATTTAATTCCTGGTATTAAGTACATTTTTCTTTCAAGATCAGGtagtatttgaaaattattgaataaaaataattatatattatCAGCGTTACCGTAGAAATTTTCAAAAAGTTAAATAAATACAAGAAGCTTTACATTTGGCACACTGAAGCGTGCGTTTTATAATATGCAAGGTGTTACCTTTGTAGTCTAATGTAATAGGGATTGTACCAAATGTCAGCTAAAGGTTTTAAAAAAGTTTAGAGACCATAGTGCATCACTCTTTTGCCagtctctcaaacatgtccccagcaAAAGACTTAACTTTGGCCagtctctcaaacatgtccccagcaaaatcgggacgctcagttctctcttgggtcagcttttccgccaagaggtgATTAGAACGGGCTCGGAAATTGGAATTTTGGAAGATTGAaatgaattttgaaagttgaaggTTGGAATTAGAAGTtgatttggaattggaaatgGAATTGTAATTAGATCATTGTCCTTCGCAATTTGTGCTCCCGCTCGGAGTTGTTTCAAGTGAAGAAAGATCGATGATGTCGTCATCGGTCCTAAGGGgtgacacaaattaggtgtctacaataggcTACTTTATGAAACTTGTGATGTACGTTTTAGAAAGTTGAGGGTGCAAGATCATGTAAGTTATGCCATATTATTTTGAATAATATCAATCTTTTGgatgttaattatatttatctTTCATATATTTAATTCCTGGTATTAAGTATATTTTTCTTTCAAGATCAGGtagtatttgaaaattattgaataaaaataattatatattatCAGCGTTACCGTAGAAATTTTCAAAAAGTTAAATAAATACAAGAAGCTTTACATTTGGCACACTGAAGCGTGCGTTTTATAATATGCAAGGTGTTACCTTTGTAGTCTAATGTAATAGGGATTGTACCAAATGTAACACCCTTTTAGAATAGGTGGAGGCGTTACATAGGTCCAATTAAGTGTTACAACATATCGAGTACCGTGACAACAAATCTATTGTAGCGGCCACGAATGTAACGAGGTATTTACCTTAACAGAATATTAGAGACATTCTGCTTATTTGGTGGTGAAGACCAGCCCACCATTTTTGCAGGAGCAATAACTTCGAATGCTCTAGTACTTG contains:
- the LOC110792189 gene encoding uncharacterized protein, whose protein sequence is MEVSLSAMADSISLSHQLTITDSLQISSIIFPIDAVAPPPVRSRSSCRTSARRTLLKRRRRTRRRSPPSDGEDDAGFFGGDDSGFFGGFGGGRGWNSDGFGGGGGFNWDDWSSSSSYPDDPAFDFVYEVICWLVFSNCLHFAVKKVVRLITEEREKVPLRIASVC